The window ATAGGATCTTTATTATCTATCCGTCTCAAATAGAAAATTAGTTTTACCGGTCGTACGTAGTGTAGTAGATCTTGAATTACAAGGGTGTCTTATGGGCAATGATTTGCATATACGCACACTGAAGCCAGAGTGTTTGAAATTACAGTTAACAACCCTTATTATCATTTCTTGTTCTAATTTCAGTATTTTGTTAAAATTGCATTTTTTTTGCATGCTAGGCATAGTAACTAATGTGGTTATAGTTGTTTAGTACATTTTCAAATAATTTTTTcaataaaattttccaatttttgaCTTTGGAACTGCTTAAtgtagatgatgtgtcatcataacTATAATGCTTGAATTTGATTACATTTGACTCACTCATTTTGACTTGGTAGCACAAATGCACAATTCAAATGGTGGTTGTATTAACTTTTTAATGGCTACTTTGCCTTTATTGATATAGGTCTTTTCAGTAAGGGTTGCATATCTACTTTTTATTGTCATGCTGAGTACACCTTCCATAGATATTGATAAGGTGGTGATGGAAACAACCTGGAATTAAAAAGAATGTTATGCTTAACATGGCAACATGTAACATGCAAATTGCATCAGCATAGCCAAACAGATTAGACATATAAAGGTAACGGGATGACCTTTGTTTTTGTTGATCAAATTGAAGTGTTAAGCGGATGAAAGTAGCTTTCTTATCACATAAGTCTTAATTTCTGGTTAAAAATATCAAATGATTTTTTATGCTCAAGTTACTTTTCACCTCTACCACCCAAAGTATACCAAACATGCCATGTGATAAATGAATCAGCATATAAGTCATGACAATGTGACATAGTCATGACTTACATGAATATCCAATAATTCCTTTTTCTTATTTTGTAAATTCTAATGCTCCTTAAATATTTTATTAATTGTAGTCGGGAATATAAAGTGGATGAATGTAGCTTTTTTCGGTTTTGCAACACTTTTACGACTTAAATCGAAACACCCTTGTGACAGTTTTCGTTAACATATTCTAATTGGATTGATTAATCTGTTAGTGAAATCTGATTTATTTGCTGCAGGCGCCGATATATGCGATATGATTACACTTTCATAACTGTAAACAATGGAGGAAGATTAGTCTTGATAAAATCGGTTCTTAATAGTCTCCCGTTGTATTACTTCTCACTCTTTCGCGCGCCATCGAGTGTCATTAACATTTTAGAGAGTGTGAGGAGAGACTTCTTTtgggggggtgggggggggggggggggggggggggggggggtttccgTTTCCGGAAAAAAGATTGCATGGGTAAAACGGGAAAATGTTATTAATACTTTCGAGAATGGGGGGTTAAACATTGGGACCTTGAAAGGAAAAAAACTTAGCTCTATtgggaaagtggtggtggaggtttaaaaccgaaaccaacgCTTATTGGGTTAAAATTATTCGTAGTATATATGGCCCGGGCGGGGGCTTGGTGAGGGGGAAAGAATTTATTCAATCTTCCTCTTCGAGCTTTTGGCAAAATATAATTTGTACAGGTACTTTAATTGAAGAGTTGCAGCTGCCGTTTCAAGCCTCCTTCGTCAAAGCTTTAGGGGACGGTGGAGATACTTCATTTTGGCATGAACATTGGATCGGGTCAAATAAACTGTGTGATTTGTATCCGAGAATTTACAGGCTGGAAGCGGATAAGCATGTGAGAGTCAAAGATCGAGTACTTACTGATGCGGGTAAAATTGACTTTAGGTGGAGCTGGATTCGGGTACCTGGTGGGCGGACGCATGCTGAATTCGAACGTCTGGTACAATTGTTGTCGACAACTGATTTAAAGCTCAAGGACTGCAGTGATTCATGGAGTTGGGCATATTCAGCTAATGGGCTTTTTGCGGTTAAAGACCTCGCGGGACTAATTGACGAGCAGATTTTAGCTTTTTTCTCAACCAACACGGGTACGTTACGCAACAAACTTGTTCCTAAAAAGATCGAGATATTTATTTAGAGAGCAATGAAATCAAGACTTCCggttttgttagagttagataaaCGAGGGATGGATTTACATAGTGTGCGTTGCCCACTATGTAATGACGACCTCGAATCAGTGGACCATGCTCTAGTTGGATGTTCAAAGGCTAAAGAGATTTGGATTCGGGTTTTTAATTGGTGGGGTCTTGGATATTTCTCTTCAAACACACTTTCGGAAATTATTGGAGGGGTCGGATCACCATCAACATTGGGTCAAGGTAGTCTAATTTGGCAAGCTTTGAATTGGATTTGTTTGTATCTCATTTGGAAGAATCGGAACAAGCTAGTTTTTCAAGGTAAAACTTGGAATTCCCCGATGGCACTAAGTGAGATTCAAACACTATCCTTTCATTGGATCGCTAATAGATTAAAAAAGGAGAAAATCGATTGGCTATCATGGCTATCAAGTCCAAGTTCATACCTGTAAAGTtcgtgattgtttgtgttttataAATATTCATTCGTGTCTGTTTAAGGGTTGCTAACTCGCAACATCCAGTAGCTTAGTTTTAGTTTGTGCTGTTTGTATTCGTGTTTTGGTTCGTGTATTTGGCTAATGTCGGCTTGTGACTTAGTCTTTGATGTATTCTCGTGTCTTAATAAAATTtgcctttccaaaaaaaaaaacaatgtTACAAAACTTTATGCATTTCCTTTAGCTGTGTATATATGTTGCAGTATTGCAGTATTAAGTTATCAACCATGTCAATAAAAAAAAATGGTTCTAATAAAGCCTATATATTTCCAATACACTGGATATTATAAACCTGGACCATAAACTGTTCATTTTGTTGATGAGTGCAATTAAACAAATTTGGAGGAGCAGcttgtaaataaaataaaaaaactaatTTTCATAATTCGAATTTTAAACCTTTTACAATATACTTTTAAACTGATGCtcttgaatttaaacagaaaatgcCAGAAATGGTCATATATCAGTCAATATATACATCCATCTATTCTCCTCATATAACTTGTTCTGCCAAAATGTGATCCTACATGAGAAATAACACTAAACTACTTATCAATCATCAACAACTTAAGTAATCCAGACCGATTGCGTTATGAAGATGTCCTAACATGCTTTTGCAACTTTTAAACCCCGTTAACCAGAAGCTAAAATCATCGACTGTCACTAGCTCCACGTAGTTGTTAGATGGCCTCTTCATGTTGACGCTTTCATGAACTCCTTTTATCTTTCCTACCGGAATTGATACCTAAAAAGGCAGCCGTATTTACATTACTAAAAGTTTTAATAAACTGATAAAATGCGAACCACATGAAAATTAATTTAACGCTCCCTTACCTTATAATGGAACTTTAGCAGCTTGCCTGTTGTGGAATATATTTCAATGGATTTAATACTGCAAAATGCAACCCTTTCAGTAGACACAAAAAGAAAGCCTGAAATTTCACCAGCTGTAGTGTATAAGTAGCATTGGGTAGCCTTCAATAGTTTCTCGGCGGCTTTTGTAGTAAAGTTTTTCCGGAACATTTTACTTTGGCTGCCGAATTGAATGATTCTTGCGCTATTAGTCAACTTGTGTTTCATGATTTCAATTAGTTTTGGTCCTAATCTAcctgtatattaaaaagatatgaaGAATAGAAGATCACTAACAAAACTATAATCGTTTGTGATTGGAGAATAATAGAAAAGTAGTTACCTTTACTCTTTGAAGATGTTGCAGCAAAAGGGTAATGGGGCTGATAATGAGGGTTAAATGTTGATAGTCCATTTGTTGATTTAATTGGAACTCCAAAAAAACACTTTTGGAGATGATTTGATTCATTTCGTGATGACGGTTTGATGATGTGATTTGGTTTCTTCTTACAACTTTTGCTTTCTGAATGATCTTATGATCTGGTCTGAATGATGAATTTGTTTGGTAATGTGTTATGGATGATGATATATTTATAGGCATATAAAGATGGCATAATTTGACAACTTTTAGTTGGATGAGTCATCCATATGTCATGTTGACTGATAGTTGGTACTTGGTAGTTGAGCCTATATATCCACACAAGGATATATCTTTCATAACAGTAGTTATATATATGGAATGTAAGTTATTTGTAAAAAATAATAAGCAAACttggacaaaaaaaaaaaattaagggaCTTAGACAATTCTTTtgttgtcgaaaacctttgatgtgGTTGCATTTGACTGTGTATGTTCACCTTTTTTGCCATGCTGATGTGTTTTGGAATATCGAAAACACCAACATTTGGCATGTTGAAGATGTTGGGGCATATGCTTAAAATAACAAATTGATATGAGAATCAAATCACGCAAATGTTGGTAACAATTACGAGATGCCGAGCAACATAACTTTCAGCGCTcggatattgttattgttatggtcTTTTTTTTGTCATGAACTTAGTTGCAGATTGTAACACCAAGACAAATATGAAAGTGCTGATATGGTCTTTATTTTATTTGTTCAAAATTGAGGTGCAAAGTAGTGGGATGGTTGCCTTAATAATTCCTATTAATGGATATAGGCCATGCCCCATATCATCGTGTTTTCTCATAGCACTGTGACAGACTTAATTCAGTATTCAGCTCGGTGTTCTTTAGAACTGAAGGTACAAAAATGGAGGAATTAAAATGGCCACACGAATATACATATCAACCAATAAAAATGGGGAATGAGAGAACTTTAGGACCCGGCGTTCCTCTTGttgaactttaaaaaaaaaaaagaaaaaaaaaattgtaacacAGATCACTCGTGTTTTAAACATCATTCAGATATGAAACATGTTTTCATCCACACACTTGGATGTCAATCGTATTAGCAAATCGAAATGCTAGTAAAAATAACACACATTGCCCAGCAAAATGAAAAATACTCCAATGAGATGAGAAAAGTACTAACAAATATCAGACTCcttatatacaacaacaacaacaacaacaacaacaacaacaacaacaacaatgcccAATCCCACGAATGTAGGGACTCCTTATATCTAACATCATAATCAATTAATCATATTTAATTTCATACATATTTCAAGTATATCAACCAAAATACAGAAAGAATTTGATTCAAGGGTAAGTGTTAAAAACATGACACCTATTATCCCTCATGTATATTTTGACTTGAATATAAAATCAGATTATCGTGTAAAAAATAATAAGGAATAAAAAAAATCAAGGTTGGGGTCAAACCGTCACCGTTGTATCATCTGTCTCTGCAAGAATCAAGCACACATTCCTTGAAAAAGAGCGAGAGTTGAGTAGTGTACAGCTCTGGTTCATGCCTAAAATGATCAACATGCGGTGTCGATTTAAAGTTGCATGACCTGACTATACGCCCAGATCTCTGTTGTGCCTCTATGAAAGACTCAACTGAACCTGCCGGTATGACTTTATCCGCACTGCTATATATGTACAACTGTGGACATGTTGGTTGTCCCGATTTCAGCTGTACTAATACGTTCGACAGCCTCCTAAAAAATTAAACCGTTGTTATTTTCTATCGTTGTCAAAGCAATAtgcatataatataaatataaatatatacgtagtatatagtaATGATTTCAAAAGAACTTCAACACAGCAATTTACTAGAAATAAATTGCTTCAGGAGATTGATGCGATAGATATAGACTTTTGTCCGTCTTTCAACTGTTCCGTTTTTAGCTCATTTTTTAGACATACACATATTAATGCATAGAGAAGCAACTGGGTTTAAATTGCCACATGAAGGATTGAAAACACAGGtaacaaggttgtaaaagtcgcgagtcaggGACGAGTCGGTCGGGACCTTGGTGGGACGAGTTGGTCAAGTCgggcgttgaccaacgttgacttttagtaataaataaattaaacatgtatatattatacatgaatatatcaaacataaaacataactatttcAAGTATAGATATATGGCACAAAAACTAATTTAAAAGATACTACGTAATATTTTGACCAACTCAGCCCATTTTTGACCGAATTTGACCCGACTTTTTAACGTTGGATGACTTTTTAGGTGTTTTTTTGGGCGAAACAGGGACGAGTTAGTCCCCAAACCGACGCGTCGGCCGACTTTAACAACAGTGACACGTAATAAGTTCAAATGTAACGGAAAGTAAAACCAAGTCAACTTACTGGTTAACTGAGGGTAACTTTAAAATCACGTCAAAGAACTTTTCTAAAACCACTAGCAGAGCTGCTTCACTCATCGTCGGTTTGGCAGCAATGTCATCAGCATTTCTGTATCCTTTTGCTGCAATACTGTTCTTCTTCAAGAACGCAGCCGAAAACCCCGAAGCCCAAACCTACAAAAAGCAAGTACATAACAGCTCGATTATTAACAACACCGATTAATATGAAAATATGCATAACAATCTTATGGTAGTTGGTGACAATACATGTGGGTCCGGGGCTGCAACGGGAGCAGAATCAACGATACATCCTTTTATTCTCTCCATGAGAGTATCGTCTTGTATCTGAAACTTTTCCAACATAGCTCCATATCTAAAATTAGAAACAAGCATACTCGTTTTAACATATGACCTACAAATAATGTCCTTAGTAAAGTTACAAAAATCGCTAGTCGGGGAGTACTCGATCGGGACTTTTTCGGAGTACTCAGCAACTCGTGAGTACtcagatgttgaccaagtttgactttggccaattttgaccaaatttgactGATTTTCCGAGCAAACTCAAGTTTTAaccgattttccgagtaatcccgagttttgactgagtttaaccaagtttgactttgaccaaatttTTACTGATTTACGAGTAAACTCAAGTTTTGACCAAGTTATAaccgattttccgagtaatcccgagtCTTGGCCGAGTATGACCAAGTTTGACCAAGTACTCACTGAGTTGCAAAAACTTGCGGAGTACTTCGAGTTCGTAAACACTGGTCACTAAATAGAAAAGCAAAGAAATAACTTAGTACGAAAAGCTCTTACATTAGCCATCCCGTGTTGCTAAACGTATGAAAAACCAAATTCTTTCCACACTCTTCTTCCAACAGCTCAGCAAGATGGTTCACAAGTAAATCGACTTGCTGTTCAGCTTTACCtccaaccttataacttaaaacctCAGACATCGGAAACGTAAACGTAATCACATGAAACCCTTTCGATGTATACCAATCAGCATATTTCTTAAGATGCTTCTGTTTAGCACCTAACCATCCAAGCATAACCACTACCATCTTCGAATTTTGGTGTAAATCAACGGCATTAGCCTTCGGTAAATGCCATCTGTAAACCGTATCTTTAGAAGTCCAGTTTGACTCACTAAGCGCATAGTCAATCGGTCTGGGAGCTTTTGCCAACTCAGCAGACCGATATACACTAACAAAAGCAGAGCACGATGCAACATTATAAACCACGTTGTTTGACACACGATTGTTGCCTACATAACACGTTGAATTTGTAAAATTCGGAAGAGGTATTGGACTTTTTGTCACACAAGACTTGGAGACGCTAATATCGGACACCCTGGCCCATTTCGTTTCATTAATCGAATCCGAGGTACAACCACTAGATTGTTCTGATGGCCAGAACTTGTCACGAAGGTCGGTAGAAACAGAAGCTAATGCAACAGCAGAGGCTGCAACAACCGGTCTTTGAAATATACCAGATAACGAACCCATAATGTTGGAATAAGGTATGCAATATCTCTGAAAAATATATAAAGCAATTGTATATTGTAAATACATATATAAGACAAAGACCCCACCAACTCATACAATCCAAAATTATTGCAGGTATGAAAAAGAGTCAAACTTTAAACGTGTTATTAGTTCAAAATTTGTTACCTGCAGTGGGTCTTGATTGAAGTCTTTATTTGGGCTGCCAAAACGTGTGTATTTGACAGCCCACCCAATTCTTTTAAAGATATACACAGTCACCAAAAAACTGTAGCGAAGCTTCTTCCTATCTACAATAAATATACTAGAAAAGCATTAGGTATATGCTTTAATAATCCCATTAAGTGGGAAAGAATTTCATTAGGCTATATTAACAAACAAAAAGGGGTATAATCATATAAATATTCTTGCTTCTGGAAACCAATATAATTGGAGATCAGAAGAACATTTTATTACAGCCATGAAAATTATTTAGGCAGAATAAAAGGATCCCATAAGAAGATACCAAACATAATGTGAACAAGGTACGGGCCAATGAACATGATATATGGAACTAGTTATGGAGAATTTTTCATAACACCCCCAAATATCAAATATTTAAGTTTTTCCATTTAATAAAACACCTTCGCTACAAAAGTAGTTAGTGATATATCTTTTTATGTATCCACCAAAATTGTGCATTTAAAACTTGAACTTGTACTGTACATGCTCTTAATGCAC of the Rutidosis leptorrhynchoides isolate AG116_Rl617_1_P2 chromosome 5, CSIRO_AGI_Rlap_v1, whole genome shotgun sequence genome contains:
- the LOC139850467 gene encoding uncharacterized protein, with the translated sequence MGSLSGIFQRPVVAASAVALASVSTDLRDKFWPSEQSSGCTSDSINETKWARVSDISVSKSCVTKSPIPLPNFTNSTCYVGNNRVSNNVVYNVASCSAFVSVYRSAELAKAPRPIDYALSESNWTSKDTVYRWHLPKANAVDLHQNSKMVVVMLGWLGAKQKHLKKYADWYTSKGFHVITFTFPMSEVLSYKVGGKAEQQVDLLVNHLAELLEEECGKNLVFHTFSNTGWLIYGAMLEKFQIQDDTLMERIKGCIVDSAPVAAPDPHVWASGFSAAFLKKNSIAAKGYRNADDIAAKPTMSEAALLVVLEKFFDVILKLPSVNQRLSNVLVQLKSGQPTCPQLYIYSSADKVIPAGSVESFIEAQQRSGRIVRSCNFKSTPHVDHFRHEPELYTTQLSLFFKECVLDSCRDR
- the LOC139849855 gene encoding uncharacterized protein, with protein sequence MKSRLPVLLELDKRGMDLHSVRCPLCNDDLESVDHALVGCSKAKEIWIRVFNWWGLGYFSSNTLSEIIGGVGSPSTLGQGSLIWQALNWICLYLIWKNRNKLVFQGKTWNSPMALSEIQTLSFHWIANRLKKEKIDWLSWLSSPSSYL
- the LOC139849856 gene encoding GEM-like protein 7, producing the protein MPNVGVFDIPKHISMAKKCFFGVPIKSTNGLSTFNPHYQPHYPFAATSSKSKGNYFSIILQSQTIIVLLGPKLIEIMKHKLTNSARIIQFGSQSKMFRKNFTTKAAEKLLKATQCYLYTTAGEISGFLFVSTERVAFCSIKSIEIYSTTGKLLKFHYKVSIPVGKIKGVHESVNMKRPSNNYVELVTVDDFSFWLTGFKSCKSMLGHLHNAIGLDYLSC